The Panthera leo isolate Ple1 chromosome A3, P.leo_Ple1_pat1.1, whole genome shotgun sequence genome contains the following window.
tcttctcttttcttctcttttctcttcttttcttttcgtaAGCTCTACCTCCAGTGTGGGTCTGAACTCACAGCCCCAGGATCAGGactcgcatgctccactgactgagccagccaggcacccctgcaaccTTGTATTCTCTTGGCTCTGGGGTACcaccctcttttctcctcccaacTCACCCGTTCCTTCTCAGTCAAGTGCCTCTGGACTCAATCCtagacctttctctttttttttctatttacaaatatataatcttTCCTCAAGTGACTTTAGTCCAATGACTTGAAATTCAAACTGTATGTTAATAACTCAGATTTATATCTCCTGTCCTGACTTCTCCTTTGAGCTCCAAAcatatatccaactgcctacttgTCTTACCAATTTGATGTCTAATAGGCAACCTCTTGGTCCTTGTCTTCTAATCAGAGTCTTATTGCACCACTGTCCCGTCCAGTTGTGCAAACCAAAAAGCGAGAATTCTGCACATTTTCCTCACTTCCCTTTCATCAGTAAATTCTTTAGTTCTACCAGCAAAATATAACCTGAATAGGCTTGCTTCACTGCTGTTACCCTGTTCCAAACCACTGTTATTTGGTAGATGCTGTAGTAACTTTGTATCTTTCTGCTTCCACTCTAGTTCCCTATAATTCAGTCTCATAGTAACCAGAGCAGTCCTTTAAAAGGCACATAAGTGCTTTTCTCAGAACCgtgcattgcttttcttttcacgTAGAATATAATCTAGGCCCCCTTCCACCTTCTAACAAGGTTCTCCATGATCtggcccctcccacctctctgacTTCCAGTTGGACTACTCCTGCATCAGACAGGCCAAGCCCACTCCCATTGGCAGAGGTTTATGTTTGTTGCTCCCTCCTCCTAGAGCTCATCCTGCAGAGTTCACATAGCTGGCACCTTGTTGTTGCCAGGATCTAGCTGAAATGTCACCTCCTAAGGGTGGGTCCCTAACCAGCATCTGAATTAAtgtcttcccctccttctcctcatgTCTGCCACAGTGTCCTGTTTGAATTTTCTCTACAGTGTGTATCACTATCTGAAAACCATGTTTGTTCCTTTagttattgtctgtctcctcacTACAATGTCAGCTTGAGAGGGTAGAGGCTTTAGACAAAGTCAAGCTCATTTTTGGTATGTAAAACAGTAacaggcacatagtaggcactcatgtatatttgctgaaagaattaatacctatttcaTGACATTGTCCCAaggattagaaataataataacgataatgatgataataataataatgaagctTTTACTAcctgcagtgcctggcacataatggtGCTTATTAAATAATGGATATAAAACAGCATAATAGATTTAATCTTCAGTAGAGCATCTCACTAAGTATTGCTCTGACTTATTGATGTCTTCTAAGACAGTTCAGTTATTATTAACTAAGTTGTAATTTTTACAGACTATACAGTTTCAGATACCTCCAGTTACTTTTTGCTCCCAGCCTTACTCCAATATCATTAataaatagctattatttttggATACTCTAAATATCTCGCTTTGGAAAGTGTACCATTATATTGCATTGAATCTAAGATACCAAAATTTAGAAGATGTATCATtactttaataaagaaaaagctcTGCCATGAATTGTAAGATGTCAGACatattaaaatgtgcattttaggATTAAATACGGTTTTAAACAAAAGTAATCTCTAGACATACGGATGCAAACAAATCGAGCCTTATTAAAAAGAGGAATAGTGTCTATGCTATCTTCCTTTGTGCAGAGTAAGgtgacattcttttctttttttggtttggaaaaaTTAACCTTTGAAAATAAGCTGTTGTGCCCCAAGAGAAGAAACCAGGTCTAGGACAGTGTTGGTATTCAGTACATGAGTATTGTTACAAAAGTTACAGCCAGTTTAGGGGGAATTATTTTCTACTCCAGCTGCtgtaaaatggcatttttatataGCGGAAACTCTTCTATGCAAAGGGATTGGATCAATTACTTGAAAATGTCAGCTAAAATAGGCAATCATTAAAAGATACACATACCTTACTGTAAGTCATGGCACATGACGTGTACATGCATTCATCAGTCATCTGGCACTGAGACAGGCCTTTTGAGTATGAGTCAACTGATAAGAGTTCTTCATCATTTTCCTCACATAAATCATAACCAGAACGCGCATTTCCGGTATCTTAAAGTAGAGCAAGAACTGACAACTTGTAAAGTGCCAAGTCCTTCCACTTATGATTTTGCCTGTATTTGGAAGTTGTCTCACCTAATTCAATGGCAGTTCAGTGATTCACATTTATCTAGCCATCCTAAAGCATTCTCATAGTCTTTCATAGAATTGGTCACTTTTTGCACCCACATTTCATCAGTTTCCATAATATTTAACTATATCATACAAATAGATTGGCAAATACAACTCGTAGAAACAGGCTTGGGATTAAGTACAACTGATAAGTGGTTTAGAAGCATGCAACTCACATGGAAGGGGTAGGGTTGTgcaggagcagtgagagagggtaGCTGGTTGCAAGCGTGCTGTGCCTATCAACTGTAAAGTTTGACAGAGGGAACAAAGCATGGATTAATCCCATTTGTTGCCTAAAGGAAGTCATTTaactgtttcttttctattttacatttttctttctttaaaaaaaaaaacaactctagaTTCGATCCATATGGAAAGAATAAGTTCTCTACTTGCAGAATTTGTAAAAGTTCTGTACATCAGCCGGGTTCCCATTACTGCCAGGGCTGTGCCTACAAAAAGGGTAAGTTTCTTTCAATACCGTTTTTCTGTTCATATCCAGCCTACTTTTGGCACTGACTTAGATAGCATAGAAAAGGAGTACCCTTTCATAGTTTCAGGGATCGATCCTGTTAATCAAGTGCTCTTTTTTCTAAGGCAAGATGACACTTAGAACCTGGTTCATAGTTTCAAGTCCGtgcttgcttttttctcttctctgatgctgttaaattatgttttaagcCTCAGGAGTGACTTAAATAAACCAAAGTGTTAATAGTAGGTATTTGATTGGTATTATGAGTTGGTATTATGATTTGATTGCttacatgttttgtttgtttgtttgttttaggcatCTGTGCAATGTGTGGAAAAAAGGTTTTGGATACCAAAAACTACAAGCAAACGTCTGTGTAGATGTGTCAATGACTTTTCTGGCTTTCTATgtgattttactttttgctttgaatttccaAGGCATAACATAGATGTTCAAgttgaaaataacacattttaagaCAGTTAATATTAAACCGTTGATTACCtgatcagtatttttattttgctttcaagaATTTCTAAACAACAGTGTAACTAGTTTTCTGCCTTAGTTCTTTTTCTCACAAGCGTCTTGTTGAATTAGCGTAAGTggcaaatttaatgaaaaatattttcccagttctctatatgctttttatttatcattattcatATAATTCTGTTCTTCACCCTCTACTTTATTTATAGATATTACAGAAGTGAGAAGGAGATTACTGATTGATATTTTGCTCTGAATTTTTCATCAGACTTGTAActcttccctcactcccttctTGGTTGCATGGTTCTTAGAATGAGCAGTCTCTTTATTAATTGTAAGTTCACAGGGCATTGAAACATCTGAGACCATTATTGCCGAATCGTTCCTTAGTAATTAGCCCAGACCCCAGTCGTAAGTTGTAGTTatgatactttttatttgttcttgatgCCAAAGTGCCAGTCCCTTTCCTATGAGAATACAAGGGTCAGCCCATGTATGTCCAAATGAACACACTGGATTTCAGAAAAATACGGGTTATGCACATTACCTTGAATTGGAACAGTCACGAAAGCCAAAACAACAGTGTTTGTCCATGGTAGTGTGTAACAAATGAGTTACTACTCTTTAGGAAGGCTCCTTGAAGCAAAGAccaattttttccttctctccccacccccaaaaataaatagaacaaaaccaacattttgactctttttttatatataacatagaCTGCTAAAAGACTACGTTGAGGTTCAGACAAAGATTTTTCTTATGCTGCCTTCAAAGGTTTTGGACTTCTGCTTTTGAAGCCTGCAGCCTTCTGTGGGAAACCAAAATCATACTCCCTAGCGCCAAGTGCAGTATGTGAACATAAATATCACTATAAAATATGTAGGAGAGAGAACATGATACACATGGTGTAGATACTACATttctatttgctttaaaattattgcggaaaatatttaaaattttaaccatttaattTATCTGTAAGGTTTTTAACACAGTGTTTTTCTAGGATATGTTGTTATCCCGAAAGATCACAAAGGtgatacaaaatataataaaaaagctCTGAGAGCAagaaatatcttctcacattttaATCAATTAGGGATTTTTCATTAAATCAACACAAGGGGCCCATAATAGGATCAAGTTAAAGAGCAGCCCAGATCCGTTAAAAATTGGGTTGGTCGACTTTGGGAAAGTACATTTCTCAGGTATCAGCTGGGATCTTGACTTCCACAACTCACATTTCACATTCGTGTCTTGCATAACTTCCTTCCATAAATGACCTACTGGCCAGACTCAGGTTCTTCTATGAAGATTTTTGTTAATGTTACACCTCAGAATAGATGATAAGTATTATAAGTCTTCATAttgttgaaataataatatgACTGCCATAAGTTgaataaatgttggggcacctggatggctcagttggttaagtgtcctaacttggtttcagctcaggtcatgatctcaggattcataagattgagccccacatcagcctctgtgctgagagcatgaagcctgcttaggattctctctttcctctctctgtccctccctaccctcaaagtaaatatatatattttttaattgaataaaagttttaagtgagaaggaaaatcccaaaacaaaacatgagcataaactattttttagaggagactgggtggctcagtccattgagtgtctgactaaggctcaggtcatgatctcatagtctgtgagttcgagccccatataaggctctctgctgtcagcacagagccttcttcagatcctctgtcttcctctctctctgcccctgccccacttgcattctctttctcaaaaataaaacatttaaaaaataatttaaataaaaatattttaaaatatttttttaaataaggcataaaaagaggcgcctgggtggctcagtcagttgaacatctgattttggctcaggtcccgatctcacggtctgtgagtttgagccctgcgtcaggctgtgctgacagctcagagcctggagcctgcttcggattctgtgtctccctctctctctgcccctcccccgctcccggtctgtctctctctctctctgtcaaaaataaataaacattaaaaaaaaataaggcataaaaacaaactataagaTGACAGAATTAAGGCCAAACAGCTTTTatcaaagtaaatgtaaaaatgatgaaataatgtatttcttaaatctcagattgtatttaaaatatgcGTAGTAGAAATAGCTTAAATACCAATAGAATACCTTTATGTACATTCATTCATAGAATATGAATGTGAAATGAAAAAGTGATGTGAAGAATTACACATGTCCATAAGCTTGTGTGCACATACCAAAAACATCTGAGAGCAATTAGTACTGTTTTCTCTGTGGAGTGGCACAGAAGGTTGAGAAAAGAGAGACTTAACCCTTTTACCCTAATGGCAGCTACCTACCACATTTTAGTTTCTACTTCCCTTACATGGGGGAACAAGAGACTTCTAGTTATATatcctagaaatatatatatttacatgcacATATAGGTATATGTTCTgagaattttaagaagaaaaagcatatgTTCTCcatttgacttcatttttaatgtttctcgtGTTCGGTTTACCATTTTCTATctcttgttatatttttttttcttggccaatTCGAGAATACATTGCAGACATACCTTTTCACCTTTAATGTTACATATGCACTTCATAAGAACAAACATACTAAGTACAGTTATCAAATTCAGGAATTTAACATTGATAGGATGCTTTCATTTAATCTACAGCCCCTATCTCACTTTCAGTTGCTCCACTGATATTTTTTTTGCAGCTTCAGAATCTAGTTCAGGATCATATATTAGATTATCATGATTCTGTCATTTGGAACAGTTCAGTAGCTTTTGTCTTTGGTACTACAAGTGTCAATACACTGACGAATACAGGACAGTTAAAGTATAGATTATCCttcagtttggattttttttgatgtttccttGTGTTAAATGTGGGTTATGCAGTGTGAGCTGAAATACTATGAGTGATGTGTCCCTCCCAGTGTCACATCCAGACTCACAAAATATCCCTTTGCCCATATTGGTGTCCATTTTGATCACCTGGGTAAGATGTCACCCATTTTCTCCACTGTatagttactatttttccttttgcactTAGTTGATAATTTGtgaggagaaatttttttttcaagtttatttatttattttgagcagggggaggggcagagagaaagggagagagagaatcccaagcacgctctgccTTActggggttcagtctcatgaaccgtgagatcatgacctgagctgaaatcgagagtcagatgtttaaccgactgagccatgcaggcaccccaagaaacttTTGAGACCATGTTGATATTCTATTTCTCATCATACCTGCCTCTTGTAGATATAGCATCCTTTGATGATTCTTATCCGAAAACATTTTTTACTGTGATGTGTATAAAactgtgatttttctattttttttaagagagtgaatgggggagagtggcagagggggagagagagaattttacactgagtgtggagcctgatgtggggtcatgacctgagccagaaccaagagttggatactcaactgactgagccacccaggcgcccccaaaactgaTTTTTCTAACTACATCATTCTTTCTGTATTAACTAATCATTCTACACTAAAGAAAAGATTTCCCTTTATCAGTATAGATATTTGTATagataaatgctttttttctgacCATTGGAGTGTTAGTTACAGATATGATGCCTTTTTACCACAAATACTTAAGTGTGTATTTTCTAAGAATGAGgatattttcttacataaccat
Protein-coding sequences here:
- the CRIPT gene encoding cysteine-rich PDZ-binding protein, with the translated sequence MVCEKCEKKLGTVITPDTWKDGARNTTESGGRKLNENKALTSKKARFDPYGKNKFSTCRICKSSVHQPGSHYCQGCAYKKGICAMCGKKVLDTKNYKQTSV